One Oncorhynchus keta strain PuntledgeMale-10-30-2019 chromosome 23, Oket_V2, whole genome shotgun sequence DNA segment encodes these proteins:
- the LOC118402009 gene encoding insulin-like growth factor-binding protein 1: MLGLYKKLTLLAATSLSLLTTLAQSSPVVGPEPIRCAPCTQEKLDECPAISPDCKQVLREPGCGCCMACALEKGASCGVYTAHCAQGLKCSPRAGDPRPLHSLTRGQAICTEDQGQEKVEGVPDHSSLAYFLGLNTPFDTKNEGAQESIKAKVNTIRKKLVEQGPCHIELHAALDKITSSQQELGEKFTNFYLPNCDKHGFYKAKQCESSLVGPHARCWCVSSWNGKKILGSNYLPGLECQLEL; encoded by the exons ATGCTTGGATTATATAAGAAGTTGACCCTGCTGGCAGCGACGTCATTGTCCCTCCTGACCACTCTGGCCCAGTCTTCCCCTGTGGTGGGCCCGGAGCCTATTCGCTGTGCCCCCTGTACCCAGGAGAAGCTGGATGAATGCCCGGCCATCTCCCCAGACTGTAAGCAGGTTCTAAGGGAGCCAGGCTGTGGCTGCTGCATGGCATGTGCCCTGGAGAAGGGGGCCTCCTGTGGGGTATACACAGCCCACTGTGCTCAGGGGTTAAAATGCAGCCCAAGAGCTGGGGATCCTAGacccctccactccctcaccaGAGGACAGGCCATCTGCACTGAGGACCAGGGACAAG AGAAAGTAGAAGGGGTGCCAGACCACAGCTCCCTAGCCTACTTCCTGGGACTCAACACCCCCTTTGACACCAAAAATGAGGGGGCTCAGGAGAGCATCAAGGCCAAGGTCAACACCATCCGCAAGAAACTGGTGGAACAG GGTCCCTGCCACATTGAGCTGCATGCAGCTCTGGACAAGATAACTAGCTCTCAGCAGGAACTAGGAGAGAAGTTCACCAACTTCTACCTTCCCAACTGTGACAAACATGGCTTCTACAAGGCCAAGCAG TGTGAGTCGTCTCTGGTGGGACCCCAtgccaggtgttggtgtgtgtcctcCTGGAATGGGAAGAAGATTCTGGGGTCCAATTATCTACCCGGCTTGGAGTGCCAGCTGGAGCTCTAA